In Candidatus Epulonipiscium viviparus, one DNA window encodes the following:
- the csrA gene encoding carbon storage regulator CsrA: MLNLTRKVNEAIIINDNIIIEVLETRESKVKLGLIAPKNIKILRKEVYDEIIKSNKSSIKNESEIATLKNLLSKESIQES, encoded by the coding sequence ATGTTAAATTTAACCAGAAAAGTAAATGAGGCTATCATAATTAATGATAATATCATTATTGAAGTGTTGGAAACAAGAGAAAGTAAGGTGAAATTGGGATTGATTGCTCCGAAAAATATAAAAATATTGCGAAAGGAAGTTTATGACGAAATCATTAAAAGTAATAAATCTTCCATAAAGAATGAAAGTGAGATAGCTACGTTAAAAAATTTGCTTAGTAAAGAATCGATTCAGGAGAGTTAA
- the fliW gene encoding flagellar assembly protein FliW, whose product MEKIIRFNKGILGFEEYKDYLILEDESNRLYYLQVKEEPRIEFIILSPSLFKLEYSPEINEEYFEEVDATSEDELILYVIVKLAKDENDITVNMQAPILINVSKRLGTQVIVEGEKYQTCEKLKILLGGVLC is encoded by the coding sequence ATGGAAAAGATCATTAGGTTTAATAAAGGGATATTAGGTTTTGAGGAGTATAAGGATTATTTGATTTTGGAGGATGAAAGCAATAGACTATATTATTTGCAAGTAAAAGAAGAGCCACGAATAGAGTTTATTATATTGTCACCGAGTTTGTTTAAGTTAGAATATAGTCCAGAAATTAATGAAGAATATTTTGAAGAGGTGGATGCAACGAGCGAAGATGAGTTAATTTTATATGTAATTGTAAAATTGGCTAAAGATGAAAATGATATAACAGTAAATATGCAAGCCCCTATACTAATTAATGTGAGCAAACGTCTGGGAACTCAGGTAATAGTGGAAGGAGAAAAATATCAGACGTGTGAAAAATTAAAAATACTGTTAGGAGGGGTTCTATGTTAA
- the flgL gene encoding flagellar hook-associated protein FlgL, whose protein sequence is MSMRITNNMVQYGAMNALFNNMEQLDKIYMQMSTLKKIERPSDDPIIAGRSLKLRIDVTEAEQYEQNTKEAMSWMEISDGAISNMEEILKEVKTRLNQASTGALTQEDKEKILSDILQLSEQIKDELNTSYAGRFVFSGHKIDQPVYYDVDTTLTKDITSSIDIQLSEDMKVGINGLTLTSPMVVPKATTLGGTPYAAGEEVPANTIFNPGEVVPKGSFIPKGTVFTAETEIPASTANPDVVGNTADQDIRYEIGVGIELEINETHLSDIFVGNYEKVVDNIVEAVEMDDIERLSALIEDIDKTRSALSERMADGGSRQVRLEMTQRKMAEDQVTFTELLSETEDVDIEEIFVEFNAQMMVYQSALKASSQVVMNTLADYI, encoded by the coding sequence ATGAGCATGAGAATAACTAATAATATGGTACAGTATGGCGCAATGAATGCACTGTTTAACAATATGGAGCAATTAGACAAAATATATATGCAAATGAGTACATTAAAAAAAATAGAGCGTCCATCTGATGATCCGATAATAGCAGGTCGTTCGTTAAAACTGAGAATTGATGTAACAGAAGCGGAGCAATATGAGCAAAATACTAAAGAGGCAATGAGTTGGATGGAAATCTCTGATGGCGCTATCTCTAACATGGAAGAGATTTTAAAAGAAGTGAAGACGCGACTAAACCAAGCATCAACAGGAGCATTGACTCAAGAAGATAAAGAGAAGATTCTGTCTGATATATTGCAGCTATCGGAGCAAATTAAAGATGAGTTAAATACATCGTACGCAGGACGGTTTGTATTTTCGGGGCATAAAATTGATCAGCCAGTTTACTATGATGTAGATACTACTTTGACAAAAGATATTACCAGCTCTATAGATATCCAATTATCAGAAGATATGAAGGTTGGAATAAATGGATTAACTTTAACTTCACCTATGGTTGTACCAAAGGCGACGACATTAGGAGGAACACCATATGCCGCGGGAGAGGAAGTTCCGGCAAACACAATATTTAACCCAGGAGAGGTTGTTCCTAAGGGATCGTTTATTCCGAAAGGAACTGTGTTCACAGCAGAGACAGAAATTCCAGCCAGTACTGCAAATCCCGATGTTGTAGGTAATACGGCAGATCAGGATATTAGATATGAAATTGGCGTTGGGATCGAGCTAGAAATTAACGAAACACACCTGAGTGATATTTTTGTAGGAAACTATGAAAAAGTTGTAGATAATATCGTAGAGGCAGTGGAGATGGATGATATAGAAAGATTATCTGCTCTTATAGAAGATATTGACAAGACAAGAAGTGCTCTTTCGGAACGTATGGCAGATGGAGGAAGTAGGCAGGTGAGGTTGGAAATGACTCAGAGGAAAATGGCAGAGGATCAGGTAACTTTTACAGAGTTGCTATCAGAGACAGAAGATGTGGATATAGAAGAGATATTTGTGGAATTTAATGCACAAATGATGGTTTACCAAAGTGCACTAAAAGCATCTTCTCAGGTAGTAATGAATACTTTAGCCGACTATATCTAA